GAACATGATCCATATGCGCCATCTTCACTCCAAGAGCTGCTCGATAAACCGTTTGATTATTGGGCGCTCGGCCACATCCATAAAAGGAGTGAGTTGAATCATGAGCCGCCAGTCGTTTACGCCGGTAATATTCAAGGACTTAATAGGAAAGAAGAAGGTGCTAAAGGTTGTTACCTAGTAGAATTATCGGATGAGAAACCTCAGTTACAATTTATTCAAACAGCACCTATACAATGGACGAGTGTATCGGTATCGACTGAGGAGATTGATGAGGTTGATGATTTACTGCGATGTATGAAAGATGTGATTGAAACACACAGGTCAACAGATGCCCACACGATATTATCTGTAGACTTGAAAGTGAATCAGACATTAGGTTCTATTTTACAAGATCAATCAACTCTTGATGACATTTTAGAACATTTACAACAATCCGAAGAGGAGGAAACGACATTCGTTTGGATCAATCGTCTTAACGTCCAACACAACAGTGGAGACCTCTTACAAGATATTGGAAGCTCCCACTTCATAGAAGAAGTTATGGACGTATTTAATAACGAACTAGAAGACTTAGAAACTGTTTTACAGCCATTAGTTAAACACCGTAAAGGCAAACGTTTCATTGAACAAGATTTAGATCAGAATGAAATTAAGCAGGCTGCTCAATATCTTCTTTTTGATTCAATGATGAAAGACTCAGAAAGGTAGGTGAATCCTTTTGAAAATCAAGAGCTTACATATTTATGGATTTGGACGTTTTGAAAATGAAAGGATTGATTTTGAGACAAATGGTGTTCAGGTCATTATAGGTGATAATGAATCTGGTAAATCGACGCTTATGGCTTTTATTGAATATATGCTTTTCGGGTTTCCAAAAAAGACTGAAAAGCGTCTACGTTATGAACCGAAAACAACTCAAGCATATGGTGGCAAGCTAGTAATCGACTCGGATCGTCATGGTCTCGTAACGATTGAGCGAAAAGGGGGTGCATCAGGGTCCATTCACGTCGTTCGGTCTAATGGACGAGAAGAGGATGAATCCTTTTTGCAAGAAATCCTTTCAGAGATCAACCTCTCAACCTATCGGAATATCTTTTCCTTTAATCTAGATGGCCTGCAAAGAGTAGGTGAAATTAGGTCAGAGGAGCTTGGTGAGTATCTTTTTAACGCGGGTCTGACTGGTGCACAACAATTAAATGGGATATCGAACCGATTGGAAAGTGAGCAAGGAGAGCTGTTTAAACCGAATGGACGAAATCCTATACTTAATCAAAAAATCGAACAACTGACTGATTTAGAAGATAAAGTGAAACGATGGAGCAACAAGCTAGATGAGTATAATGACATGAAATCAGAGCATGAAAAGATTTCACTTGAACTGGCTCAACAAGAACAGCTAAGAGACAAATGGAAAGCAGAAGAGAACAAGCTGAAGGTTTTTCAATCTATTCATCCTATAGTAGATCAAA
This Pseudalkalibacillus berkeleyi DNA region includes the following protein-coding sequences:
- a CDS encoding metallophosphoesterase family protein — encoded protein: MRKVRFIHTADLHLDTPFKGLGHLPESIFTQIKNSTFLSFERMITKAIQLEVDFVLLAGDLFDGANRSLKAQLFLKEQFERLSEVGIAAYAIHGNHDHLEGKFVQLSWPDHVHFFGSSAPEMIPFYKDGQLCAHIYGYSYPKRSVTENIAARYEKVDGAPFHIALLHGTVGGNTEHDPYAPSSLQELLDKPFDYWALGHIHKRSELNHEPPVVYAGNIQGLNRKEEGAKGCYLVELSDEKPQLQFIQTAPIQWTSVSVSTEEIDEVDDLLRCMKDVIETHRSTDAHTILSVDLKVNQTLGSILQDQSTLDDILEHLQQSEEEETTFVWINRLNVQHNSGDLLQDIGSSHFIEEVMDVFNNELEDLETVLQPLVKHRKGKRFIEQDLDQNEIKQAAQYLLFDSMMKDSER